In Methanobacteriaceae archaeon, the following are encoded in one genomic region:
- a CDS encoding 30S ribosomal protein S10, with the protein MNKARIKLTGTDPEKLAYVCDQLKRIAERTGVDLSGPIPLPTKKLVVPTRKSPDGEGKATWEKWELRIHKRLVGIEADERAMRQVMKVNVPDNVSIEIELRS; encoded by the coding sequence ATGAACAAAGCTAGAATTAAACTCACCGGCACCGACCCAGAGAAATTAGCCTATGTCTGTGACCAGCTTAAGAGGATCGCAGAAAGGACAGGTGTAGATCTCTCAGGCCCCATACCACTACCCACCAAGAAACTGGTAGTACCCACCCGTAAATCACCAGATGGTGAGGGAAAAGCAACCTGGGAAAAATGGGAACTCAGGATACACAAGAGACTGGTGGGAATCGAAGCCGATGAACGGGCCATGAGACAGGTTATGAAGGTCAATGTGCCGGATAATGTGAGTATTGAAATTGAACTCCGAAGCTAA